In a single window of the Tribolium castaneum strain GA2 chromosome 8, icTriCast1.1, whole genome shotgun sequence genome:
- the PGRP-LB gene encoding peptidoglycan-recognition protein LB — MYTFLFCFAAFLATGQMSELVVVPREGWHARPPTATEPMANPVPFVITHHSYIPPACHTPEACVQSMQTMQDMHQLQNGWNDIGYSFGVGGDGNAYEGRGWSKVGAHAPKYNNISIGICVIGDWTKELPPENQLNTVHKLIAFGVEKGYIREDYKLLGHRQVRDTECPGDRLFEEISTWEHFGVKGERRQENNGVEDNKLFFFKHKS, encoded by the exons ATGTACACTTTTCTATTCTGTTTTGCAGCTTTTTTGGCCACAG GACAAATGAGCGAGTTGGTGGTGGTCCCCCGTGAGGGTTGGCACGCCCGCCCCCCTACCGCCACCGAGCCAATGGCCAATCCCGTCCCCTTCGTCATCACCCACCACAGCTACATCCCGCCCGCGTGCCACACCCCCGAAGCATGCGTCCAATCAATGCAAACCATGCAAGATATGCACCAATTACAAAACGGCTGGAACGATATTGGTTACAGTTTTGGGGTAGGGGGTGATGGAAACGCCTACGAAGGGCGGGGGTGGTCAAAAGTGGGCGCACACGCCCCCAAATACAACAATATAAGTATAGGAATCTGTGTTATCGGCGATTGGACGAAAGAACTACCCCCCGAAAATCAACTAAACACTGTACATAAGTTGATCGCGTTTGGGGTTGAAAAGGGGTACATTAGGGAGGATTACAAGTTATTGGGGCACAGACAAGTGAGAGACACGGAGTGTCCGGGGGATAGATTATTTGAGGAGATCTCCACGTGGGAGCACTTTGGGGTCAAGGGAGAGAGGAGGCAAGAGAACAATGGGGTTGAAgacaataaacttttttttttcaaacacaaGTCTTGA
- the LOC658131 gene encoding uncharacterized protein LOC658131 isoform X2: MPSGNDSEASGSNPAARKTFRPPWVKEGPNPLPVPPAPWTLKNTRRDSTKETPSENPLAGVQLRKTSVTTKEPQENGKENTFKRPQLRPVPPKEETKPPKETLPPVKLNSVTERQKNEAKKPLQKSPSRDEEIDRVTPVTRNALVREQSMRKLSQTPAPPPMPPPAPAMPGAKKNLTSKQKEQLEQLKSRPKVRPDWTAMLKEIESNKKLKHVECNDRSQPLLPKTKATEHFVFESEKDNVHNELLKQIQDGIRLKKVKTNDRSKPMLEGLRKFRRQMTIEEQIQKSVSMASMPPEEIEDEVDEMDDIDKVRDDLQSTKQMLALELRNKEAQIRENKRLLARIQNLEAELEKERNRDKSTNTSDKSSDEKLIQSLRKESEQARKTSEEVEKKFAEATEQLDNTRFQLEEQKKQNQILEKKLQEALQGKRTSISKDMVNGEESEDECFADEESEESDGEDTEEKREKRAQRELKQLRNKLRNFKNKEDNAKKERVALREIMKKHQIAIKEEKKKYKALQKEVDKMAALMKDVSDDEEEEEEEESEEEVEEEEESSEESETEESEDDSDSERSQSEPEDAPIEKKRENLSVRVTRHEKILAALKKGNLMMKTNAERLQDDLNKQKELTAGLQEDLDSVLAELG; encoded by the exons ATGCCTTCCGGCAACGACAGCGAAGCGAGCGGTTCGAACCCCGCCGCCCGTAAAACCTTCCGCCCCCCGTGGGTGAAGGAGGGCCCCAACCCCTTACCGGTCCCCCCAGCCCCCTGGACGCTCAAAAACACGCGCCGCGACAGCACCAAAGAAACACCCAGTGAAAACCCCTTAG CCGGAGTCCAGCTACGCAAAACCTCAGTCACCACCAAAGAGCCGCAAGAAAACGGCAAAGAAAACACTTTCAAACGACCACAACTGCGTCCAGTGCCACCAAAAGAAGAAACGAAACCGCCAAAAGAAACCCTACCGCCTGTCAAACTCAACAGTGTCACTGAACGACAAAAGAACGAAGCCAAAAAACCCCTGCAAAAATCACCTTCGAGAGATGAAGAAATAGATCGA GTTACACCAGTGACAAGAAACGCGTTAGTGAGAGAACAGAGCATGAGGAAGCTTTCGCAAACGCCTGCGCCGCCCCCTATGCCACCCCCAGCGCCTGCAATGCCCGGAGCGAAGAAAAATCTAACTTCTAAACAGAAGGAACAATTGGAACAGCTCAA ATCACGGCCAAAAGTGAGACCCGATTGGACCGCCATGTTAAAAGAAAtcgaaagtaataaaaaattgaaacatgtAGAATGCAACGATCGGTCACAACCTCTCCTACCCAAAACTAAAGCTACTGAACATTTTGTCTTCGAAAGTGAGAAAGATAACGTCCATAATGAACTTTTGAAACAA ATCCAAGACGGTATCCGTTTGAAGAAAGTCAAGACGAATGATAGGAGTAAACCAATGTTGGAGGGTTTGAGGAAATTTAGAAGACAGATGACTATAGAAGAGCAGATTCAGAAATCGGTCTCAATGGCTAGTATGCCACCG GAAGAAATCGAAGATGAAGTTGACGAAATGGACGACATTGATAAAGTCCGTGACGACTTACAAAGCACCAAACAAATGCTAGCCCTCGAGTTACGAAACAAGGAAGCCCAAATCCGAGAAAACAAACGTTTACTTGCCAGAATACAAAATCTAGAAGCTGAGTTAGAAAAAGAACGAAACCGTGATAAATCCACAAACACCAGTGATAAATCAAGCGACGAAAAACTAATCCAATCGCTTCGAAAAGAATCAGAACAGGCGCGAAAAACCTCCGAGGAAGTCGAGAAGAAATTCGCCGAAGCGACCGAACAGTTAGACAACACGCGATTCCAATTAGAAGAACAGAAGAAACAGAACCAAATCCTGGAGAAGAAGTTGCAAGAGGCCCTTCAGGGAAAACGAACATCAATCAGCAAAGACATGGTCAACGGCGAAGAAAGCGAAGACGAATGCTTCGCCGACGAAGAGAGCGAAGAGAGCGACGGCGAAGACACTGAAGAAAAACGCGAGAAACGCGCCCAACGCGAACTGAAGCAACTGCGAAACAAACTGCGCAATTTCAAGAACAAGGAAGACAACGCGAAGAAAGAACGCGTCGCCTTGCGGGAAATCATGAAGAAGCACCAGATCGCCATCAAGGAGGAAAAGAAGAAATACAAAGCGCTCCAGAAGGAAGTGGACAAGATGGCCGCCTTGATGAAAGACGTGAGCGACGACGAGGAAGAAGAGGAAGAGGAGGAAAGCGAAGAGGAGGTGGAAGAAGAGGAAGAGAGCAGCGAGGAGTCCGAGACGGAGGAAAGCGAGGATGATAGCGACTCCGAACGCAGCCAGAGCGAGCCTGAAGACGCCCCAATTGAGAAGAAACGCGAAAATCTCTCGGTTAGGGTCACCCGGCATGAAAAAATACTCGCAGCCTTGAAGAAAGGCAACCTGATGATGAAAACCAACGCGGAGCGGCTGCAGGACGATTTGAACAAGCAGAAGGAGTTGACTGCGGGCTTGCAGGAGGACTTGGACTCGGTCCTGGCGGAACTGGGGTAA
- the GABA-B-R2 gene encoding gamma-aminobutyric acid type B receptor subunit 2 gives MLVCVRVLALLCLVGAQRPNLDARRHDVYIAGFFPFGKGVENSETGRGVMPSVKLALDHVNDHSILSNYRLHMWWNDTMCNAAVGVKAFFDMMHSGPHKLMLFGAACTHVTDPIAKASKHWHLTQLSYADTHPMFTKDNFPNFFRIVPSENAFNSPRLSLLKEFNWTRVGTIYQNEPRYSLAHNRLVAELDTLSYSVAETQSFTNEVTTALSKLKEKDTRIILGNFNERWARMIFCEAYKLEMYGRKYQWIIMGTYGHYWWRKNDSDSNCTLEEIETALEQTLLTDLLPLSTSGEITISGITADEYNMEYDSRRGNEYSRFHGYTYDGIWAVALAIKNVAHRIRVIKRNLTVSDFRYHDPIWEKLFLDALRNTSFEGVTGPVRFYNNERKASILLKQFQEGQEVKVGEYSAATQHLDLTLGAPLKWIGKHPPKDRTLLIIEHTRVNKTVYAILATLAVCGIIMATVFLAFNIKYRNQRYIKMSSPQLNNLIIIGCILTYTSIVFLGLDSGLSSIEAFPYICTARVWTLMAGFSLAFGAMFSKTWRVHSIFTDVKLNKKIIKDYKLFMVVGVLLFIDLVIMTTWQFADPFYRETKQLEPYPHPSSEDIFIIPENEYCASQHMTIFVGLIYVYKGILMIFGAFLAWETRHVSIPALNDSRHVGLSVYNVAIMCICGAAVALVLDHQDALFLIIGVFVLFCTTATLWLVFVPKMVELKRNPGGSIDKRIRATLRPMSKTRRDSSVSELETKLKDVKALNSKYRKTLLDKESELQMLIRRLGNEAKEILDSRTDSMSDTNRLSVPLLRKEAPSATETSDITSLCSLSSQDFASLHRADSQKRKKSPVCESPNLEPNAQPPDPKPTQNGDVPPQPDPQPRLESPEPKRPPNRTPEKRRMSMRTEIPEHDEICHRRVSVPSNRTTPKKKPECGTHVVAKSELWDTGSQHRCMKSHQKNRVSISQEEEDAHMHRSVSERNRHSQKREKSPVAKKDVNICNQQCNKLGYFQSTPNVAALKTAACPPKRDKSMYNATSESELLDREILPIFQKLLTERNKSQHNIDYSFGRSCPNISIKCDIVEYL, from the exons TGCAATGCCGCCGTGGGGGTCAAAGCCTTCTTCGACATGATGCACAGCGGCCCCCACAAACTCATGCTGTTCGGGGCTGCCTGTACACACGTCACCGACCCCATCGCCAAAGCGTCCAAACACTGGCATCTGACACAA CTGTCGTATGCCGACACGCATCCTATGTTCACTAAAGACAATTTCCCGAATTTTTTCCGAATTGTTCCGTCGGAAAACGCCTTCAATTCGCCAAGACTGTCacttttgaaagaatttaACTGGACCAGGGTTGGCACCATCTACCAGAACGAGCCCAGATATTCGCTCGCGCATAACAG ATTAGTGGCCGAGTTGGACACTTTGTCCTATTCGGTGGCCGAGACTCAGAGTTTTACAAATGAAGTCACCACAGCGCTGAGTAAACTCAAGGAGAAGGATACGCGAATTATTTTAGGGAATTTTAACGAAAGGTGGGCGCGTATGATTTTTTGTGAGGCCTACAAGTTGGAAATGTATGGGCGGAAGTACCAGTGGATTATTATGGGGACTTATGGGCATTATTGGTGGCGGAAAAATGACAGTGATAGTAATTGTACGTTGGAAGAGATCGAGACGGCCTTGGAACAGACTCTCCTTACGGATTTGCTCCCTCTGTCGACGAGTGGCGAAATCACAATTTCGGGCATT ACGGCCGACGAGTACAACATGGAGTACGACTCTCGCCGTGGCAACGAATACTCGCGTTTCCACGGCTACACCTACGACGGCATCTGGGCTGTAGCCCTGGCCATCAAGAACGTAGCCCACCGGATACGCGTCATCAAGCGCAATCTAACAGTTAGCGACTTCCGCTACCATGACCCCATCTGGGAGAAGCTCTTCCTGGACGCTCTACGCAACACAAGCTTCGAAGGAGTGACAGGTCCAGTCCGTTTTTACAACAACGAACGCAAAGCCAGCATTTTACTCAAACAGTTCCAAGAGGGCCAAGAGGTCAAAGTTGGCGAGTACAGTGCTGCCACCCAACATCTCGACTTGACACTTGGCGCGCCTCTTAAATGGATCGGAAA acaccCACCCAAAGACCGAACGTTGCTCATTATTGAGCACACGAGGGTCAACAAAACCGTCTATGCCATTTTGGCCACGTTGGCCGTGTGCGGTATTATCATGGCCACCGTTTTCCTCGCCTTCAATATAAAGTACCGCAATCAGCGCTATATCAAAATGTCAAGTCCGCAGCTCAATAACTTGATTATCATTGGATGTATCCTCACTTATACGAGTATTGTGTTTTTGGGATTGGACTCGGGTCTGTCGAGTATCGAGGCCTTTCCGTATATTTGTACAGCGAGGGTTTGGACGCTGATGGCGGGGTTTTCGCTCGCTTTTGGTGCAATGTTTAGTAAAACGTGGCGAGTTCATTCGATTTTTACCGATGTTAAGCTCAATAAGAAGattattaaagattataaacTGTTTATGGTGGTTGGTGTGTTGCTGTTTATTGATTTGGTGATTATGACCACGTGGCAGTTTGCCGATCCGTTCTACAGGGAGACCAAGCAGCTGGAACCTTAC CCCCACCCTTCCAGCGAAGACATCTTCATCATCCCCGAGAACGAATACTGCGCCTCGCAGCACATGACCATCTTCGTCGGCTTAATCTACGTCTACAAGGGCATCCTCATG ATTTTTGGGGCCTTTCTGGCTTGGGAGACCCGGCACGTGTCCATCCCGGCCCTGAACGACAGCCGTCACGTGGGCCTCTCCGTCTACAACGTCGCCATAATGTGCATATGTGGCGCCGCCGTCGCTCTGGTGCTCGACCACCAGGACGCCCTCTTCTTAATCATAGGAGTTTTCGTACTGTTTTGCACCACTGCCACTTTATGGTTAGTTTTCGTACCGAAAATGGTCGAGTTGAAGCGAAACCCGGGAGGTTCGATCGACAAAAGGATTCGAGCCACGCTGAGACCGATGTCCAAGACTCGGAGAGACTCCAGCGTCTCGGAACTCGAGACGAAGCTCAAGGATGTTAAGGCGCTGAATTCGAAATATAGAAAGACTTTGCTTGATAAGGAATCGGAGCTTCAG ATGTTGATAAGGAGGCTGGGGAACGAAGCCAAGGAGATCCTAGACTCCAGGACCGACTCGATGAGTGATACGAACAGACTTTCGGTGCCTCTGTTACGGAAGGAAGCACCCAGTGCGACCGAAACTAGCGACATCACCTCGCTTTGCAGTCTCAGTTCGCAAGACTTTGCCTCGTTGCATCGAGCAGACAGCCAGAA ACGTAAGAAAAGCCCCGTCTGTGAATCCCCCAACCTCGAACCCAACGCACAACCCCCCGACCCCAAGCCCACCCAGAACGGCGACGTCCCCCCTCAGCCCGACCCCCAGCCCCGGCTGGAGTCCCCCGAGCCCAAGCGCCCCCCCAACCGAACCCCCGAGAAGCGTCGCATGAGCATGCGCACGGAGATCCCCGAACACGACGAAATCTGCCACCGGCGCGTCAGCGTCCCCAGCAACCGCACCACCCCCAAGAAGAAGCCCGAGTGCGGGACGCACGTCGTCGCCAAGAGCGAGCTCTGGGACACCGGCAGCCAGCACCGCTGCATGAAGAGCCACCAGAAGAACCGCGTCAGCATCTCGCAGGAGGAGGAGGACGCGCACATGCACCGGTCCGTCTCGGAGCGCAACCGGCACTCGCAGAAGCGCGAAAAGTCGCCGGTCGCCAAAAAGGACGTCAACATCTGCAACCAGCAGTGCAACAAATTGGGGTACTTCCAGTCCACGCCCAACGTGGCGGCGTTGAAGACCGCGGCCTGCCCGCCCAAGCGGGACAAGTCCATGTACAATGCCACCTCCGAGAGCGAGCTGCTAGATCGGGAGATTCTGCCCATCTTTCAGAAACTGCTCACGGAGAGGAACAAAAGCCAGCATAATATTGATTACTCGTTCGGACGGTCGTGTCCGAATATCTCGATCAAGTGCGACATCGTTGAGTATTTGTAA
- the LOC658131 gene encoding uncharacterized protein LOC658131 isoform X1 — MVFTKAMPSGNDSEASGSNPAARKTFRPPWVKEGPNPLPVPPAPWTLKNTRRDSTKETPSENPLAGVQLRKTSVTTKEPQENGKENTFKRPQLRPVPPKEETKPPKETLPPVKLNSVTERQKNEAKKPLQKSPSRDEEIDRVTPVTRNALVREQSMRKLSQTPAPPPMPPPAPAMPGAKKNLTSKQKEQLEQLKSRPKVRPDWTAMLKEIESNKKLKHVECNDRSQPLLPKTKATEHFVFESEKDNVHNELLKQIQDGIRLKKVKTNDRSKPMLEGLRKFRRQMTIEEQIQKSVSMASMPPEEIEDEVDEMDDIDKVRDDLQSTKQMLALELRNKEAQIRENKRLLARIQNLEAELEKERNRDKSTNTSDKSSDEKLIQSLRKESEQARKTSEEVEKKFAEATEQLDNTRFQLEEQKKQNQILEKKLQEALQGKRTSISKDMVNGEESEDECFADEESEESDGEDTEEKREKRAQRELKQLRNKLRNFKNKEDNAKKERVALREIMKKHQIAIKEEKKKYKALQKEVDKMAALMKDVSDDEEEEEEEESEEEVEEEEESSEESETEESEDDSDSERSQSEPEDAPIEKKRENLSVRVTRHEKILAALKKGNLMMKTNAERLQDDLNKQKELTAGLQEDLDSVLAELG; from the exons AT GGTGTTCACAAAAGCCATGCCTTCCGGCAACGACAGCGAAGCGAGCGGTTCGAACCCCGCCGCCCGTAAAACCTTCCGCCCCCCGTGGGTGAAGGAGGGCCCCAACCCCTTACCGGTCCCCCCAGCCCCCTGGACGCTCAAAAACACGCGCCGCGACAGCACCAAAGAAACACCCAGTGAAAACCCCTTAG CCGGAGTCCAGCTACGCAAAACCTCAGTCACCACCAAAGAGCCGCAAGAAAACGGCAAAGAAAACACTTTCAAACGACCACAACTGCGTCCAGTGCCACCAAAAGAAGAAACGAAACCGCCAAAAGAAACCCTACCGCCTGTCAAACTCAACAGTGTCACTGAACGACAAAAGAACGAAGCCAAAAAACCCCTGCAAAAATCACCTTCGAGAGATGAAGAAATAGATCGA GTTACACCAGTGACAAGAAACGCGTTAGTGAGAGAACAGAGCATGAGGAAGCTTTCGCAAACGCCTGCGCCGCCCCCTATGCCACCCCCAGCGCCTGCAATGCCCGGAGCGAAGAAAAATCTAACTTCTAAACAGAAGGAACAATTGGAACAGCTCAA ATCACGGCCAAAAGTGAGACCCGATTGGACCGCCATGTTAAAAGAAAtcgaaagtaataaaaaattgaaacatgtAGAATGCAACGATCGGTCACAACCTCTCCTACCCAAAACTAAAGCTACTGAACATTTTGTCTTCGAAAGTGAGAAAGATAACGTCCATAATGAACTTTTGAAACAA ATCCAAGACGGTATCCGTTTGAAGAAAGTCAAGACGAATGATAGGAGTAAACCAATGTTGGAGGGTTTGAGGAAATTTAGAAGACAGATGACTATAGAAGAGCAGATTCAGAAATCGGTCTCAATGGCTAGTATGCCACCG GAAGAAATCGAAGATGAAGTTGACGAAATGGACGACATTGATAAAGTCCGTGACGACTTACAAAGCACCAAACAAATGCTAGCCCTCGAGTTACGAAACAAGGAAGCCCAAATCCGAGAAAACAAACGTTTACTTGCCAGAATACAAAATCTAGAAGCTGAGTTAGAAAAAGAACGAAACCGTGATAAATCCACAAACACCAGTGATAAATCAAGCGACGAAAAACTAATCCAATCGCTTCGAAAAGAATCAGAACAGGCGCGAAAAACCTCCGAGGAAGTCGAGAAGAAATTCGCCGAAGCGACCGAACAGTTAGACAACACGCGATTCCAATTAGAAGAACAGAAGAAACAGAACCAAATCCTGGAGAAGAAGTTGCAAGAGGCCCTTCAGGGAAAACGAACATCAATCAGCAAAGACATGGTCAACGGCGAAGAAAGCGAAGACGAATGCTTCGCCGACGAAGAGAGCGAAGAGAGCGACGGCGAAGACACTGAAGAAAAACGCGAGAAACGCGCCCAACGCGAACTGAAGCAACTGCGAAACAAACTGCGCAATTTCAAGAACAAGGAAGACAACGCGAAGAAAGAACGCGTCGCCTTGCGGGAAATCATGAAGAAGCACCAGATCGCCATCAAGGAGGAAAAGAAGAAATACAAAGCGCTCCAGAAGGAAGTGGACAAGATGGCCGCCTTGATGAAAGACGTGAGCGACGACGAGGAAGAAGAGGAAGAGGAGGAAAGCGAAGAGGAGGTGGAAGAAGAGGAAGAGAGCAGCGAGGAGTCCGAGACGGAGGAAAGCGAGGATGATAGCGACTCCGAACGCAGCCAGAGCGAGCCTGAAGACGCCCCAATTGAGAAGAAACGCGAAAATCTCTCGGTTAGGGTCACCCGGCATGAAAAAATACTCGCAGCCTTGAAGAAAGGCAACCTGATGATGAAAACCAACGCGGAGCGGCTGCAGGACGATTTGAACAAGCAGAAGGAGTTGACTGCGGGCTTGCAGGAGGACTTGGACTCGGTCCTGGCGGAACTGGGGTAA
- the ND-B17.2 gene encoding probable NADH dehydrogenase [ubiquinone] 1 alpha subcomplex subunit 12: protein MAKFLGIDKVLSVLNIVKENGGLRASLYKMFRMDELKVGTLVGTDKYGNKYYENKRFFYGRNRWIEYAPYYHLDYDGSQVPAEWFGWLHYKTDLPPDQEPFRPKYKWMLDHTENLSGTPGQYMPYSTTRPKIEPWIPTKRC, encoded by the exons atggcaaaattcCTCGGAATTGACAAGGTTCTCTCGGTCCTTAATATAGTTAAAGAGAATGGGGGCCTTAGAGCCTCCCTGTACAAAATGTTCAG AATGGACGAATTAAAAGTAGGCACTTTGGTGGGAACCGACAAGTACGGGAATAAATATTACGAAAACAAGCGGTTTTTCTATGGCAGGAACCGCTGGATCGAGTACGCACCATATTACC ATTTGGACTATGACGGTAGTCAAGTACCAGCTGAGTGGTTTGGTTGGTTGCATTACAAAACCGACTTGCCACCAGACCAGGAACCTTTCAGACCTAAGTACAAGTGGATGCTAGACCATACAGAGAATTTGAGTGGCACTCCGGGCCAGTATATGCCGTATTCGACGACCAGGCCCAAGATCGAGCCTTGGATTCCAACAAAAAGAtgttaa